The Burkholderia cepacia ATCC 25416 genome includes a window with the following:
- a CDS encoding LysR family transcriptional regulator: MRGFDLDQLRTFAAVADAGSLTAAAPLLHLSQSTVSEQVRKLESRAGVPLFVRSKRGVEPTPAGSRLLQHARRIVALNEAAFDEVRGQAIKGELRVAITDYYRTNEVAGLLARLRECYPQLSLHVSAMKSADIEAAHARGQVDLGVVMNLSSGPFRPASADTRWVLRREPLSWVASPALAEQLPEPLPLVLLPDDCMMHQVAVRALDERHTPYRLVHSASGVAGLQSMLAAGLGVGCLCASAIGEGMMRLGAKYRLPPLPDAVFSLTPPMPGERETVTQAREVLSRQLLM, encoded by the coding sequence ATGCGCGGTTTCGACCTGGATCAGTTGCGTACTTTCGCGGCGGTCGCGGATGCCGGCAGCCTGACGGCCGCCGCGCCGCTGCTGCACCTGTCGCAGTCGACGGTCAGCGAGCAGGTGCGCAAGCTCGAATCGCGCGCCGGCGTGCCGCTGTTCGTGCGCAGCAAGCGCGGCGTCGAGCCGACCCCGGCCGGCTCGCGGCTGCTGCAGCACGCGCGGCGCATCGTCGCGCTGAACGAGGCCGCGTTCGACGAAGTGCGCGGGCAGGCGATCAAGGGCGAGCTGCGCGTCGCGATCACCGATTACTACCGGACGAACGAAGTCGCGGGCCTGCTCGCCAGGCTGCGGGAGTGCTACCCGCAACTGAGCCTGCACGTCAGCGCGATGAAGAGCGCGGACATCGAGGCGGCGCATGCGCGGGGGCAGGTCGATCTCGGCGTGGTGATGAACCTGTCGAGCGGGCCGTTCCGGCCGGCGTCGGCCGATACGCGCTGGGTGCTGCGGCGCGAGCCGCTGTCGTGGGTCGCGTCGCCCGCACTCGCCGAGCAACTGCCCGAGCCGTTGCCGCTCGTGCTGCTGCCGGACGACTGCATGATGCATCAGGTCGCGGTGCGCGCGCTCGACGAGCGGCATACGCCGTACCGGCTCGTGCACAGCGCGTCGGGGGTCGCGGGGCTGCAGTCGATGCTGGCGGCGGGGCTCGGTGTGGGCTGTCTGTGCGCGTCGGCGATCGGCGAGGGCATGATGCGGCTCGGCGCGAAATACCGTCTGCCGCCGCTGCCCGACGCGGTGTTTTCGCTGACGCCGCCGATGCCGGGCGAACGCGAAACCGTCACGCAGGCGCGCGAGGTGCTGTCGCGGCAATTGCTGATGTAG
- a CDS encoding DUF7660 family protein: MNDELQRQMAAKLQDALERVVDERSLIHFLRVLGHDWNKERQLEADLPASPYARAALGWENHSIGEYLDAMVDWAEASEEGLRYYDVPDNPWRRMADILFAGKSYE, translated from the coding sequence ATGAACGACGAACTGCAACGCCAGATGGCCGCGAAGCTGCAGGATGCGCTGGAGCGCGTGGTCGACGAACGCTCGCTGATCCACTTCCTGCGCGTGCTCGGCCACGACTGGAACAAGGAGCGGCAGCTCGAGGCCGACCTGCCTGCGTCACCGTATGCGCGCGCCGCGCTCGGCTGGGAGAACCACTCGATCGGCGAGTACCTGGATGCGATGGTCGACTGGGCCGAGGCATCGGAGGAAGGGCTGCGCTACTACGACGTGCCCGACAATCCGTGGCGGCGCATGGCGGATATCCTGTTCGCCGGGAAAAGCTACGAATAG
- a CDS encoding LysR family transcriptional regulator, whose product MTTDLNWERYRTFLAVLTEGSLSGAARALGITQPTAGRHVAALEAAFGQTLFTRSPSGLLPTEAALALRGHAEALRSAAAAFERAAASHGAGVRGIVRISASDVIAVEVLPPVLAQLRRNHPGLVIELVPTDRIQDVLKREADIAVRMAPPAQEALVARRIGEIDVALYARDDYLARNGAPATIDELAHHALIGFDTVTPFIRSAGRGMPMWKRDAFSLRTDSNLAQLAMIRAGYGIGFCQTGLAKRDARLVRVLPDGPAMQLETWVVMHEDLRTSPRCRAVFDALADGLRAYVNGEPAE is encoded by the coding sequence ATGACCACCGATCTGAACTGGGAACGCTACCGCACCTTCCTGGCCGTGCTGACGGAAGGCTCGCTGTCCGGCGCGGCGCGGGCGCTCGGCATCACGCAGCCGACGGCCGGCCGCCACGTCGCGGCACTCGAAGCCGCGTTCGGCCAGACGCTGTTCACGCGCTCGCCGTCCGGCCTGCTGCCGACCGAGGCGGCGCTCGCGCTGCGCGGCCATGCGGAGGCGCTGCGCAGCGCGGCCGCCGCGTTCGAGCGGGCGGCCGCGAGCCACGGCGCCGGCGTGCGCGGCATCGTGCGGATCTCGGCCAGCGACGTGATCGCCGTCGAAGTGCTCCCGCCGGTTCTCGCGCAATTGCGGCGCAACCATCCGGGGCTCGTCATCGAGCTGGTGCCGACCGACCGCATCCAGGACGTGCTCAAGCGCGAGGCCGACATCGCGGTCCGGATGGCGCCGCCCGCGCAGGAGGCGCTCGTGGCGCGGCGCATCGGCGAAATCGATGTCGCGCTGTATGCGCGCGACGACTACCTGGCGCGCAACGGGGCGCCCGCGACGATCGACGAACTCGCGCATCACGCGCTGATCGGCTTCGACACGGTCACGCCGTTCATCCGCTCGGCGGGCCGCGGCATGCCGATGTGGAAGCGCGACGCGTTCTCGCTGCGCACCGACAGCAACCTGGCGCAGCTCGCGATGATCCGCGCCGGCTACGGGATCGGCTTCTGCCAGACCGGGCTCGCGAAACGCGACGCGCGGCTCGTGCGCGTGCTGCCGGACGGGCCCGCGATGCAGCTGGAAACCTGGGTCGTGATGCACGAGGACCTGCGCACGAGCCCGCGCTGCCGCGCGGTGTTCGATGCGCTGGCCGACGGGCTGCGTGCGTACGTGAACGGCGAACCGGCCGAATAG
- a CDS encoding NAD-dependent epimerase/dehydratase family protein — translation MTNHAGGTQRQALVLGASGGIGGEVARQLRDAGWQVRALKRGLDAEAVERDGIAWMRGDAMDRDTVVRAARGCSVIVHAVNPPGYRNWAGQVLPMIDNTIAAARAEQATVVLPGTVYNYGADAFPVLHEDAPQHPSTRKGAIRVELERRLQDAAAHGVRTIIVRAGDFFGPKLTGNSWFAAGLVKAGQPVAAISVPGRDGVGHQWSYVPDAARTMVELIERRDTLEPFARFHLGGHWDADGTQMAEAVRRVAQRHGLRPTMRKFPWWFVWVAAPFVTTLRELLEMRYLWREPIRLDNTRVTAVLGREPVTPLDTAIEATLAGLGCLK, via the coding sequence ATGACGAACCACGCAGGCGGGACGCAACGGCAGGCACTCGTGCTCGGCGCAAGCGGCGGGATTGGCGGGGAAGTCGCGCGGCAGCTGCGCGATGCGGGCTGGCAGGTGCGCGCGCTGAAGCGCGGGCTCGACGCCGAGGCCGTGGAGCGCGACGGCATCGCATGGATGCGCGGCGACGCGATGGACCGCGACACGGTCGTCCGGGCCGCGCGCGGGTGCAGCGTGATCGTGCATGCGGTGAATCCGCCCGGCTACCGGAACTGGGCCGGGCAGGTGCTGCCGATGATCGACAACACGATCGCGGCGGCGCGGGCGGAGCAGGCCACCGTCGTGCTGCCGGGCACGGTGTACAACTACGGCGCCGACGCGTTTCCGGTGCTGCACGAAGATGCGCCGCAGCACCCGTCGACGCGCAAGGGCGCGATCCGCGTCGAGCTGGAGCGCCGGCTGCAGGATGCGGCCGCGCATGGCGTTCGCACGATCATCGTGCGCGCAGGCGATTTCTTCGGGCCGAAGCTCACCGGCAACAGCTGGTTTGCGGCGGGGCTCGTCAAGGCCGGGCAGCCGGTTGCGGCCATCAGCGTGCCGGGGCGGGACGGCGTCGGGCATCAGTGGTCGTATGTACCGGATGCCGCGCGCACGATGGTCGAGCTGATCGAGCGGCGCGACACGCTCGAACCGTTCGCGCGCTTTCACCTCGGCGGGCACTGGGACGCGGACGGCACGCAGATGGCGGAGGCCGTGCGCCGCGTCGCGCAGCGGCACGGGCTGCGTCCGACGATGCGCAAGTTCCCGTGGTGGTTCGTGTGGGTCGCGGCGCCGTTCGTCACGACGCTGCGCGAATTGCTCGAGATGCGCTACCTGTGGCGCGAGCCGATCCGGCTGGACAACACGCGGGTGACCGCGGTGCTCGGCCGCGAGCCGGTCACGCCGCTCGATACCGCGATCGAGGCGACGCTGGCGGGGCTCGGGTGTCTCAAGTGA
- a CDS encoding RtcB family protein, with protein MSTFPRLKKALQRQGIRVDHHAGIYHLRNELAQASVLLPASLPLEEKAVQQLLAFAAVRSPDGHQRVCKACATPDFHPGGVAPVGSIVATDDAFVIPAAIGTDINCGMRLVTTGLKRSALAPFETALVERLTRAILADRRDVPVGSDAFRALFDAGPAAFVDRVAPQGLWAHVDRDRLIDELSSCIGLDRFDGSAKYAPDAHVGSREVFRDPCLGTPGSGNHFVELQVVDAVFDRHAAYRAGLAKDDVVVMIHSGSRDVGFYVGRRWMDRARAAWPAGVRHPESGLYGLSGELARDYLVAMGTAARYAWLNRVVLAEMVRKELAELTGETRSALVVDVPHNVVLRENGMNIHRKGATPARDGDLALIPGSMGDASFLATGLGHPDWLWSCSHGAGRSVRRQAVRRMRAEQAPGTWRCVTLRDERRIEEAPEAYKPIGPVIDAQEQAGLIRSAVRLKPWVTFKA; from the coding sequence ATGTCTACCTTTCCTCGCTTAAAAAAGGCCTTGCAACGGCAAGGCATCCGTGTCGACCATCACGCCGGCATCTATCACCTGCGCAATGAACTGGCGCAGGCGTCCGTCCTGTTGCCCGCTTCGCTCCCGCTCGAGGAGAAGGCCGTCCAGCAGTTGCTCGCGTTCGCGGCCGTCCGTTCGCCGGATGGCCATCAGCGCGTATGCAAGGCCTGCGCGACGCCGGACTTTCATCCGGGCGGGGTCGCGCCCGTCGGCTCGATCGTCGCGACCGACGACGCGTTCGTGATTCCCGCCGCGATCGGCACCGATATCAACTGCGGGATGCGTCTCGTTACCACGGGCCTCAAGCGCTCGGCGCTCGCGCCGTTCGAGACGGCGCTCGTCGAGCGGCTGACGCGCGCGATTCTCGCCGACCGGCGCGACGTGCCGGTCGGCAGCGATGCCTTCCGCGCGCTGTTCGACGCGGGCCCGGCGGCATTCGTCGATCGTGTCGCGCCGCAGGGGCTCTGGGCGCACGTCGACCGCGACCGGCTCATCGACGAACTGTCGTCGTGCATCGGCCTCGACCGGTTCGACGGCAGCGCGAAATACGCGCCCGACGCGCACGTCGGGTCGCGCGAGGTATTCCGCGACCCTTGCCTCGGCACCCCGGGCTCGGGCAATCATTTCGTCGAACTGCAGGTGGTCGACGCCGTGTTCGACCGGCATGCGGCCTACCGGGCGGGACTCGCGAAGGACGACGTCGTCGTGATGATCCACAGCGGTTCGCGCGATGTCGGCTTCTACGTCGGGCGACGCTGGATGGACCGGGCGCGCGCGGCATGGCCGGCGGGCGTCAGGCATCCGGAAAGCGGCCTGTACGGCCTTTCCGGCGAGCTGGCGCGCGACTATCTCGTCGCGATGGGCACCGCCGCGCGTTATGCGTGGCTCAACCGCGTCGTGCTTGCCGAGATGGTTCGCAAGGAACTGGCGGAGCTCACCGGCGAGACCCGCTCGGCTCTCGTGGTCGACGTGCCGCACAACGTCGTGCTGCGCGAAAACGGGATGAACATCCATCGCAAGGGGGCGACCCCTGCCCGCGACGGCGATCTCGCGCTGATTCCCGGATCGATGGGCGATGCGTCGTTTCTCGCGACCGGGCTCGGCCATCCGGACTGGCTGTGGTCGTGCAGCCACGGCGCCGGCCGCAGCGTGCGCCGGCAGGCGGTGCGGCGGATGCGCGCGGAGCAGGCGCCGGGCACGTGGCGCTGTGTGACGCTGCGCGACGAGCGCCGCATCGAGGAAGCGCCGGAAGCCTACAAGCCGATCGGGCCCGTGATCGACGCGCAGGAGCAGGCCGGCCTCATTCGCAGCGCGGTCCGGTTGAAGCCGTGGGTCACGTTCAAGGCATGA
- a CDS encoding DUF2848 domain-containing protein: protein MQTLSFNVISRQPAPATVDVEIERVVIAGWAGRDPAAIRAHIDELAALGVAPPSTTPCFYRVSAALLTQAPSIGVLGARSGGEIECVLVDSPAGTLVTVGSDHTDREVEAYGVAVSKQVCAKPLGRDAWLYADVADHWDAIEMRAWLIPRDGERTAYQHGAVSGLLAPDVLWHRFDDRRTMPARCAMYGGTVAVHGAIAAMGDGDAFEMELHDPVLGRSLRHRYAVEVLPVVA from the coding sequence ATGCAAACCCTGTCGTTCAACGTGATTTCCCGGCAACCCGCACCGGCCACCGTCGACGTCGAGATCGAGCGCGTCGTGATTGCCGGCTGGGCCGGCCGCGATCCGGCGGCGATCCGCGCGCATATCGACGAACTCGCGGCGCTCGGCGTTGCGCCGCCGTCGACCACGCCCTGCTTCTATCGCGTGTCGGCCGCGCTGCTCACGCAGGCGCCGTCGATCGGCGTGCTCGGCGCGCGCTCGGGCGGCGAGATCGAATGCGTGCTGGTCGACAGCCCGGCCGGCACGCTCGTGACCGTCGGCTCCGACCATACGGATCGCGAAGTCGAGGCCTACGGCGTCGCGGTGTCGAAGCAGGTGTGCGCGAAGCCGCTCGGTCGCGACGCGTGGCTTTATGCGGATGTTGCCGATCACTGGGATGCAATCGAGATGCGTGCGTGGCTGATCCCGCGCGATGGCGAGCGCACGGCCTACCAGCACGGCGCGGTCAGCGGCCTGCTCGCACCCGACGTGCTGTGGCATCGCTTCGACGACCGCCGCACGATGCCCGCGCGCTGCGCGATGTATGGCGGCACGGTCGCCGTGCATGGCGCGATCGCGGCGATGGGCGACGGCGATGCGTTCGAAATGGAACTGCACGATCCGGTGCTCGGGCGCAGCCTTCGGCACCGTTATGCGGTGGAGGTGCTGCCGGTCGTCGCGTGA
- a CDS encoding MFS transporter, which translates to MPDTMSTLAQPAAHAPRRVRNSRLATASMIGTSLEWYDFTIYNTLAALVFNHLFFPSVDPLAGTILAFSTYAVGYVSRPLGGFVFGNLGDRIGRRAVLMLTLVLMGVTTALMGALPTYAQAGILSPILLVALRFVQGVALGGEWAGAVLLSVEHGDQKRRGLSASWTQIGPSFGTLLGTGCIALVTLSTTSGDFLSWGWRVPFAASALLVVFGFWLRRGVDETPQFEQLAESHATAEVPVADVLKYHWKRLLIAGGSRIGSDVLYALIVVFTLTYVTTVLHLSRPVALTAVMIGTACNALAVPFFGALSDRFGRRPVYLAGALAGIVWAFVFFAMLDSARPGAIVAAVAIGLVIHAVMYGPQGAFVTEQFPTRVRYAGSSLAYTLAGIVGGGFAPLVIATLFRQTGTTTAVSLYVAAALVVTSIALLVARETAHRPLAD; encoded by the coding sequence ATGCCCGACACCATGAGCACTCTCGCCCAGCCCGCCGCCCACGCGCCCCGCCGCGTCCGCAACAGCCGACTCGCGACCGCGAGCATGATCGGCACGTCACTCGAGTGGTACGACTTCACGATCTACAACACGCTCGCCGCGCTCGTCTTCAACCACCTGTTCTTCCCTTCGGTCGATCCGCTCGCCGGCACGATCCTCGCGTTCTCGACCTATGCGGTCGGCTACGTGTCGCGCCCGCTCGGCGGTTTCGTGTTCGGCAATCTCGGCGACCGCATCGGCCGCCGCGCGGTGCTGATGCTCACGCTCGTGCTGATGGGCGTGACGACCGCGCTGATGGGGGCGCTGCCGACTTATGCTCAGGCCGGCATCCTGAGCCCGATCCTGCTCGTCGCGCTGCGCTTCGTGCAGGGCGTCGCGCTCGGCGGCGAATGGGCCGGCGCGGTGCTGCTGTCGGTCGAGCACGGCGACCAGAAGCGGCGCGGGTTGTCCGCATCGTGGACGCAGATCGGCCCGTCGTTCGGCACGCTGCTCGGCACCGGCTGCATCGCGCTCGTGACGCTGTCGACCACGTCCGGGGACTTCCTGTCGTGGGGCTGGCGCGTGCCGTTCGCGGCCAGCGCGCTGCTCGTCGTGTTCGGTTTCTGGCTGCGCCGCGGCGTCGACGAAACGCCGCAGTTCGAACAGCTCGCCGAATCGCACGCGACCGCCGAGGTGCCGGTCGCGGACGTGCTGAAGTACCACTGGAAGCGCCTGCTGATCGCCGGCGGTTCGCGAATCGGTTCGGACGTGCTGTATGCGCTGATCGTCGTGTTCACGCTGACCTACGTGACGACCGTGCTGCACCTGTCGCGCCCCGTCGCCCTGACGGCCGTGATGATCGGCACGGCCTGCAACGCGCTCGCGGTGCCGTTCTTCGGCGCGCTGTCGGATCGCTTCGGCCGCCGGCCCGTCTATCTCGCCGGCGCGCTCGCCGGGATCGTGTGGGCGTTCGTGTTCTTCGCGATGCTCGATTCGGCGCGCCCGGGCGCGATCGTCGCGGCCGTCGCGATCGGCCTCGTGATCCACGCGGTGATGTACGGCCCGCAGGGCGCGTTCGTGACCGAGCAGTTCCCGACCCGCGTGCGCTATGCAGGCTCGTCGCTCGCGTACACGCTCGCCGGCATCGTCGGCGGCGGCTTCGCGCCGCTCGTGATCGCCACGCTGTTCCGGCAGACCGGCACGACGACGGCCGTGTCGCTGTACGTCGCCGCCGCGCTCGTCGTCACGTCGATCGCGCTCCTCGTCGCGCGCGAAACCGCGCACCGGCCGCTCGCGGATTGA
- a CDS encoding DUF4286 family protein has protein sequence MTRFSLPHGQLCVWTDIDPAHEADFNAWYDREHMQERVAIPGFTHARRFRATDRGPRKYLALYVTDALDVFHGDAYRRAFTQQTAWSLANFERMTGTQRRVGELTIEAGDGEGAHLALFVLPPDRIDVPHLRERFDDALHEPGIHAARLFRTAPDLSAPIGADAAARPAADALVLIEGSDAAATRRVAATLAGHDDVRTFALLWRAAAPLHAARGDVETDPAAAAALPA, from the coding sequence ATTACCCGCTTTTCCCTTCCGCACGGCCAGCTTTGCGTCTGGACGGATATCGACCCCGCGCACGAAGCCGATTTCAACGCGTGGTACGACCGCGAGCACATGCAGGAACGTGTCGCGATTCCGGGCTTCACGCATGCGCGGCGCTTTCGCGCGACCGATCGCGGCCCGCGCAAGTACCTCGCGCTGTACGTGACGGACGCGCTCGACGTGTTTCACGGCGACGCGTACCGGCGCGCGTTCACGCAGCAGACCGCATGGTCGCTCGCGAACTTCGAGCGCATGACGGGTACGCAGCGGCGCGTCGGCGAACTGACGATCGAGGCCGGCGACGGCGAAGGCGCGCATCTCGCGCTGTTCGTGCTGCCGCCGGATCGCATCGACGTGCCGCACCTGCGCGAACGCTTCGACGACGCGCTGCACGAACCGGGCATCCACGCCGCACGGCTCTTTCGCACCGCGCCCGACCTGTCCGCGCCGATCGGCGCCGATGCGGCCGCCCGCCCGGCGGCCGACGCACTCGTGCTGATCGAAGGCAGCGATGCGGCCGCGACGCGCCGCGTGGCCGCCACGCTCGCCGGGCACGACGACGTCCGCACCTTCGCGCTGCTGTGGCGTGCCGCCGCGCCGCTGCATGCGGCACGCGGCGACGTCGAAACCGACCCTGCTGCCGCCGCCGCGTTGCCGGCCTGA
- a CDS encoding LysR family transcriptional regulator, giving the protein MNIRFLETFVWLAKLENFRLTAEKLHTTQAAVSSRIASLEEAFDVRLFDRNTRSATLTPAGRRMLAYAERIVRLDGEMRRDIDAASDAGLIRIGVIESIVHSWFPALMAQLRERYPRLDVEITSDTTLHLTRLLSTDGVDLILQTDPVPGPDFTNLPLCEFPVRWAASPRLGLGGQPLDVARLAEFPIISFSRHSGPHATIERLFAAVERPASINCITSVAAMIRLVADGFGVAALPPAIIGRELHEGALELLDVEPEFPALPLVASYRSQGLPVAARIAELASEVARAMPAAASHAKPATVTPTPTTADRADNTPARPATKSKAKTPAKAKRTTPSAPPATSPAKRRPRRS; this is encoded by the coding sequence ATGAACATCCGGTTTCTTGAAACCTTCGTCTGGCTCGCGAAGCTGGAAAATTTCCGGCTCACGGCCGAAAAACTCCACACGACGCAGGCCGCCGTGTCGAGCCGCATCGCGTCGCTCGAGGAAGCGTTCGACGTGCGCCTGTTCGACCGCAACACGCGCTCGGCCACGCTCACGCCCGCCGGGCGCCGCATGCTCGCGTACGCGGAGCGGATCGTGCGGCTCGACGGCGAAATGCGGCGCGACATCGACGCGGCGAGCGACGCGGGCCTGATCCGGATCGGCGTGATCGAATCGATCGTGCACAGCTGGTTTCCCGCGCTGATGGCGCAACTGCGCGAGCGCTATCCGCGCCTCGACGTCGAGATCACGAGCGACACGACGCTGCACCTGACCCGCCTGCTCAGCACCGACGGCGTCGACCTGATCCTGCAGACCGACCCGGTGCCGGGCCCCGACTTCACGAACCTGCCGCTGTGCGAATTCCCGGTGCGCTGGGCGGCCAGCCCGCGCCTCGGGCTCGGCGGCCAGCCGCTCGACGTCGCGCGCCTGGCCGAATTCCCGATCATCAGCTTCTCGCGCCACTCCGGGCCGCACGCGACGATCGAACGGCTGTTCGCGGCCGTCGAGCGGCCGGCCAGCATCAACTGCATCACGTCGGTCGCCGCGATGATCCGCCTCGTCGCCGACGGCTTCGGCGTGGCCGCGTTGCCGCCCGCGATCATCGGGCGCGAGCTGCACGAAGGTGCGCTGGAGCTGCTCGACGTCGAACCCGAATTCCCCGCGCTGCCGCTCGTCGCGTCGTATCGCAGCCAGGGCCTGCCGGTGGCCGCGCGTATCGCAGAACTGGCCAGCGAAGTCGCGCGCGCGATGCCGGCTGCCGCAAGCCACGCCAAGCCGGCGACGGTGACACCGACACCGACCACGGCCGATCGCGCGGACAACACACCCGCCCGCCCCGCGACGAAGTCAAAAGCCAAGACACCGGCGAAAGCGAAACGCACGACGCCATCCGCACCGCCCGCCACGTCCCCCGCCAAACGCCGCCCGCGCCGCTCATAA
- a CDS encoding SDR family NAD(P)-dependent oxidoreductase, whose amino-acid sequence MTHPPPRTIAITGAGTGIGAACARRFARGGDRVVLIGRRQAPLDALAAETGGLALAGDAASATDWARFLPHIAERVGRVDALVACAGGHGLGRADETDDAQWRDAMHANLDTAFVSARACLPDLIAQRGSIVLVASIAALAAGPGVCGYTVGKHALLGLARSLARDYGPHGVRANAVCPGWVRTPMADAEMEPLMSAHGDTLDGAYARVSADVPLRRAADPDEIAAVCAFLASPDASFVTGATLVADGGAMVVDVPTLAFDTL is encoded by the coding sequence ATGACACACCCGCCCCCCCGCACGATCGCGATCACAGGCGCCGGCACCGGCATCGGCGCCGCGTGCGCGCGCCGCTTCGCACGCGGCGGCGACCGCGTCGTGCTGATCGGGCGGCGCCAGGCGCCGCTCGACGCGCTGGCCGCCGAAACGGGCGGCCTCGCGCTTGCCGGCGATGCCGCGAGCGCCACCGACTGGGCCCGCTTCCTGCCGCACATCGCCGAACGCGTCGGCCGCGTCGATGCGCTCGTCGCCTGCGCAGGCGGCCACGGGCTCGGCCGCGCGGACGAAACCGACGACGCGCAGTGGCGCGACGCGATGCACGCGAACCTCGACACCGCGTTCGTGAGCGCGCGCGCGTGCCTGCCCGACCTGATCGCGCAGCGCGGCAGCATCGTGCTGGTCGCGTCGATCGCCGCGCTCGCGGCCGGGCCCGGCGTGTGCGGTTACACGGTCGGCAAGCATGCGCTGCTCGGGCTCGCGCGGTCGCTCGCGCGCGACTACGGGCCGCACGGCGTACGGGCGAACGCGGTGTGCCCCGGCTGGGTCCGCACGCCGATGGCCGATGCGGAGATGGAACCGCTGATGTCGGCGCACGGCGACACGCTCGACGGCGCGTATGCGCGCGTCAGCGCCGACGTGCCGCTGCGCCGCGCGGCCGACCCGGACGAGATCGCGGCCGTGTGCGCGTTCCTCGCGTCGCCGGACGCGTCGTTCGTGACCGGTGCGACGCTCGTCGCGGACGGCGGCGCGATGGTCGTCGACGTGCCGACGCTCGCATTCGACACGCTCTGA
- a CDS encoding neutral zinc metallopeptidase: protein MRLDDERESTNVEDRRGAGGFGGGRGATIGIGTIVIAFAASYFFGIDPRVVLEGASALQGRQQQAQPAPTQRQGVPANDPGAVFTRKVLGNIERTWTGVFNTQLHAQYQPPTLVMFTNSTPTACGTGQTAMGPFYCPADRKVYIDLGFYDELRRRFGAGGDFAQAYVVAHEVGHHVQNLLGISDKVDAARRRASQAHSNALSVRMELQADCFAGVWANNAQRANQRLMEPGDFEQGLKAAAAIGDDRLQQQGQGYVVPESFTHGTSDQRVYWLRRGMESGELSACDTFASNAR, encoded by the coding sequence ATGAGGCTGGACGACGAAAGGGAAAGCACGAACGTCGAGGATCGCCGTGGTGCCGGCGGGTTCGGCGGTGGGCGGGGCGCGACGATCGGCATCGGCACGATCGTGATCGCGTTCGCCGCGTCGTATTTCTTCGGGATCGACCCGCGCGTGGTGCTCGAAGGCGCATCGGCGCTGCAGGGCCGCCAGCAGCAGGCGCAGCCCGCGCCCACGCAGCGGCAGGGCGTGCCGGCGAACGATCCGGGCGCGGTGTTCACGCGCAAGGTGCTCGGCAATATCGAGCGCACGTGGACGGGCGTGTTCAATACCCAGCTGCATGCGCAATACCAGCCGCCGACGCTCGTGATGTTCACGAACTCGACCCCGACAGCATGCGGCACGGGCCAGACGGCGATGGGGCCGTTCTATTGCCCGGCCGACCGCAAGGTGTATATCGATCTCGGCTTCTACGACGAGCTGCGCCGGCGTTTCGGCGCGGGTGGCGATTTCGCGCAGGCTTACGTGGTCGCGCACGAAGTCGGCCATCACGTGCAGAACCTGCTCGGCATTTCCGACAAGGTCGACGCCGCGCGCCGGCGGGCGAGCCAGGCGCACTCGAATGCGCTGTCGGTACGGATGGAGCTGCAGGCCGACTGCTTTGCCGGCGTATGGGCGAACAATGCGCAGCGCGCGAACCAGCGGCTGATGGAACCCGGCGATTTCGAGCAGGGGCTGAAGGCGGCCGCCGCGATCGGCGACGACCGGCTGCAGCAGCAAGGGCAGGGCTACGTCGTGCCGGAGAGCTTCACGCACGGCACCAGCGACCAACGCGTGTACTGGCTGCGGCGCGGGATGGAATCGGGCGAGCTGAGCGCCTGCGACACGTTCGCGTCGAACGCGCGCTGA